CCCGCCCTTGCCCATGGAGGCCGTCAGCGACAAGCTCGGAAAGAGCTGCGCGGTGGCCAGCCCCACGTCGGCCGCGGCCGCCACCAGCGCCGCCTCGGCAACCTGGACGTCCGGCCGGGAAGCCAGGAGTTCCGACGGCACCACCACCGGCACCGCCTCGGGCACGGCGATCGTGCTGAAGGCCAGATCCGGCGGCGCCTGATCGGGACTGCGGCCCAGCAGCACGGCCAGCGCGTGACGCGTCGCATGCCACCGCGCGCGCAGGCCGGGCAGCGATGCCTCCAGCGTGGCGGCATCCTGGTCCGCATCCAGCGCGTCGTTTTGCGACGCCGCGCCCAGTTCGTACCGGCGCTGCGTGTCGCGTGCGACCTGCCGCAGCAGCACCACCTGCTTTTCCGTCAGCGCCACCTGTTCGGCCAGCGAGGCCGAGGTAATCGCACCCGTGACGATGTTGGCCGCCAGTGAACGCCGCGCGGCTTCCAGCTGGTAGGCCTGCTGTTCGACCTGCGCCGCGAGCGAGGTGTTGGCAAAGCGCGCCGCGCCAAAGAGGTCCAGGTTGTAGCTGGCCTGCACCTGTCCCGTGAACACATTGAAGAGCGCGGTGGGCTGCGGCAGGTTGGGCATGGTCAGCGCACGGTTGCGCGTGGCGCTGACGCCTGCATCCACCGTGGGCAGCAGCGACGAATTGACCTGTCCGCGCAACTGCTCGCGCGCGCCGGCCAGATTGCGTTCGGCGGCGGCCAGGTCCGGGCTGTTGGCCAGGCCTTCTTCGACCAGCGCATTCAGCGCGTGGGACTGGTAACGCGTCCACCATTGCGGCACCGGGTGCGCGCCGCGCTCGAAGCGCTGCGCCACGCCCTGCGCGGCGGCGCCGGTGGCAGGCGCCGCCTCGACCCCGTATTGAGCGGGTTCGGCCATCACGGGCGGCCTGCTGTCCGGCGCGAAGGCGCAGGCGCCCAGCGCCAGCACCAGCGGCAGCGCGGCAAATCGCAGGCAAGCGGAAGGGATGGGATGTCGCATCGTCAGGCTCCTCGTTCCACCGTGTCGCCCGCGTTGGCGCCGGGCGGCACGCCTTCGGGTTCGTCGCGTTCGTCGTGCTTCACGCGGAACCACGCGGCGTACAGGGCCGGCAGGAAGAACAGCGTCAGCACCGTGGCGCTGGTGATGCCGCCCATCAGCGCCGTCGCCATGGGACCAAAGAAATTGCTGCGCAACAGCGGAATCAGCGCCAGCACCGCGGCGGCCGCCGTCAGCGTGATCGGGCGGAAGCGCCGGACCGTGGCGCCCACGATGGCGTCCACGCGCTTGTGGCCCGCGCTGATGTCCTGTTCGATCTGGTCCACCAGGATGACTGAGTTGCGCATGATGATGCCGAACATCGCGATCACCCCCAGCATCGCGACAAAGCCGAAGGGCTTGCCGAACAGCAGCAGGGCGGCCACCACGCCGATCAGCCCCAGCGGCGCGGTCAGCACCACCATCAGCACACGGGCGAAGCTCTGCAGCTGCACCATCAGCAGCGTCAGCACGGCCACCGCCATCAGCGGCATCTGCGCATTGATGGACGTCTGGCCCTTGGCGCTTTCCTCTACCGGTCCGCCAACTTCAATGCGGAAACCGACCGGCAGCTCGGCGCGCAGCGTGTTCAGCTTCTTGTCGATGGCGCGCGTGACGTCGATGCCTTGCGCGCCGCCGATCACGTCGGCCTGGACGGTGATCGTGGGCTGGCGGTCGCGTTCCCAGATGACGCCGTACTCCAGGTCGTACTTCACCTGGCCGATGCTGCCCAGCGGCACGGGACCGTTTGCCGTCGGCATCGCCAGCGTGGCGAGCCGGGCGGGGTCGACCCGCTCTTCGCGCGGGGCGCGCAGGCTGACGTTGATGAGCTTGTCGCGTTCGCGGTATTGCGTCACGGTGTAGCCCGACAACGTCATCGCCAGGAAATCGGAAATGTCGCTGGAGCTGATGCCCAGTTCGCGCGCCTTCTGCTGGTCGACTTCGAAGCGTACCGAGCGCTCGGAAGGCTCGTCCCAGTCGAACTGCACATTGGCCGAGCGCTTGTCGGCGCGCACTTCGGCGGCCACCTTCTCGGCCACCGCGCGCACGTCCGGGATCTTGTCGCCGCTGACGCGGAACTGCACCTGATAACCCACCGGCGGTCCGTTCTCCAGCCGCGACAAGCGGCTGCGGATGGCGGGGAAGTCGCTGCGCAGCATTGGCTCCATCCACTGCGCGAGCTTTTCGCGATCTTCCACCGAATGGGTAGTGATCACGAGCTGCGCGAAGTTGGGCGTGGCCAGCTGCTGATCCAGCGGCAGGTAGAAGCGCGGCGCGCCCGTGCCGACGAAGCTGACCGAATGCGCGATTTCGGGGCGGCCCTCGATCACCTTTTCCAGGCGCTCGACCTGGCGCAGCGTCGCGGCAAAGGATGCACCCTCCTGCAGGCGCACGTCGACCAGCAGTTCGCTGCGGTCGGAGCTGGGGAAGAACTGCTGCGGCACGAACTTGAAGCCCGCCATGGCTACGGCAAACACCACCACGGTGCCAGCAAGCACCAGGAAGCGGCGGTCCACGCACCACGCCACCCAGCCGCGCAGGCGCTGGTAGAAGCGGGTGTTGTAGATGTCGTGCTCGTGGTCGTGCGGCAGATGCGCCTCGCGCTTGCGCTCGGGCAGAAGGCGATAGCCCAGCAACGGAATCAGCACCACGGCCGCGAACCACGAGGTGATCAGTGCGATGGCGGACACCTGGAAGATCGAACGCGTGTATTCGCCCGTGCTGGACTTGGCCAGCGCAATCGGCAGAAAGCCCGCCACGGTGACCAGCGTGCCGGTCAGCATCGGAAACGCCGTGCTGGTGTAGGCGAACGCGGCGGCGCGCGTCCGGTTCCAGCCTTGTTCCAGCTTCACCGACATCATCTCGACCGCAATGATGGCGTCGTCCACCAGCAGGCCCAGCGCCAGCACCAGCGTGCCCAGCGACACCTTGTGCAGGCCGATGCCGAACATCTCCATGAACAGCGCCGTAATGGCCAGCACCACGGGGATGGAAATCACCACCACCATGCCCGTGCGCAAGCCCAGCGACACCAGGCTGACGGCCAGCACGATCGCCACGGCTTCCGCGACGGAGCGCAGGAAGTCGTCGACCGAATGCGACACGGCGGTCGGCATGCTGGAGACTTCCTTCAACGTCAGGCCCGCGGGCAGTTGCGCCTGCAATTCCTTGAACTTCGCGTCCAGCGATTTGCCCAGGCGCACCACGTCCTGGCCCGGCTGCATGGTGATGCCGATGCCCAGCACGGTTTCCCCGCTGAAACGCATCTGCTGCGCGGGCGGATCGTCATAGCCGCGATGAATGGTGGCGATATCGCCCAGCCGGATCGACTTGTCGTTCACGCGGATCAGCGTGTCCGCCAGCGCCCGGCTGTTGGGGAACTGCCCCGAAGGCCGCACGAAGATGCGGTCGTCGGCAGTGGTCAGCGTGCCCGCGCCCTGCACGGCGTTCTGGCTGTTGATCGCCTGCGCGATCTGTTGCGGCGAGACGCCCAGCCGGGTGAGCTGGGTGTTCGTGATCTCGATATAGATGTGTTCGGGCTGGTCCCCGAAGTAATCCACCTTGGCCACGCCGGGCACGCGCAGCAGCACCGTGCGCAGCTTGTCGGCGTAGTCATGCAGCTGCGCGGGCGAGAAGCCATCGCCCTGCAGCGTGTAGATGTTGGTGTAGACGTCGCCGAACTCGTCATTGAAGAACGGGCCCTGCACGCCTTGCGGCAGCGTGGCCCGCATGTCGCCGACCTTCTTGCGCACCTGGTACCACTGGTCGGCCACCGTGTTGGCGGGCGCCGAGTCCTTCATCGTGTAGAAGATCAGGGATTCGCCGGGCCGCGAGTAGCTGCGCAGGAAGTCCGTGTTGGCGGTTTCCTGGAGCTTCTTGGCGATGCGGTCCGTGACCTGTTCCTGAACCTGCTGCGCGGTGGCGCCGGGCCACAGGGTCTGGATGACCATGACGCGGAAGGTGAAGGGCGGATCTTCGGACTGCGCCAGCCGCGAATACGACAGCACGCCAAACAGCGTGACGAGCGTGATGA
The DNA window shown above is from Achromobacter spanius and carries:
- a CDS encoding efflux RND transporter permease subunit; the encoded protein is MSAPGEDAGKGGGHDAHRHEEGRFNLSAWALRHQPLVIFIITLVTLFGVLSYSRLAQSEDPPFTFRVMVIQTLWPGATAQQVQEQVTDRIAKKLQETANTDFLRSYSRPGESLIFYTMKDSAPANTVADQWYQVRKKVGDMRATLPQGVQGPFFNDEFGDVYTNIYTLQGDGFSPAQLHDYADKLRTVLLRVPGVAKVDYFGDQPEHIYIEITNTQLTRLGVSPQQIAQAINSQNAVQGAGTLTTADDRIFVRPSGQFPNSRALADTLIRVNDKSIRLGDIATIHRGYDDPPAQQMRFSGETVLGIGITMQPGQDVVRLGKSLDAKFKELQAQLPAGLTLKEVSSMPTAVSHSVDDFLRSVAEAVAIVLAVSLVSLGLRTGMVVVISIPVVLAITALFMEMFGIGLHKVSLGTLVLALGLLVDDAIIAVEMMSVKLEQGWNRTRAAAFAYTSTAFPMLTGTLVTVAGFLPIALAKSSTGEYTRSIFQVSAIALITSWFAAVVLIPLLGYRLLPERKREAHLPHDHEHDIYNTRFYQRLRGWVAWCVDRRFLVLAGTVVVFAVAMAGFKFVPQQFFPSSDRSELLVDVRLQEGASFAATLRQVERLEKVIEGRPEIAHSVSFVGTGAPRFYLPLDQQLATPNFAQLVITTHSVEDREKLAQWMEPMLRSDFPAIRSRLSRLENGPPVGYQVQFRVSGDKIPDVRAVAEKVAAEVRADKRSANVQFDWDEPSERSVRFEVDQQKARELGISSSDISDFLAMTLSGYTVTQYRERDKLINVSLRAPREERVDPARLATLAMPTANGPVPLGSIGQVKYDLEYGVIWERDRQPTITVQADVIGGAQGIDVTRAIDKKLNTLRAELPVGFRIEVGGPVEESAKGQTSINAQMPLMAVAVLTLLMVQLQSFARVLMVVLTAPLGLIGVVAALLLFGKPFGFVAMLGVIAMFGIIMRNSVILVDQIEQDISAGHKRVDAIVGATVRRFRPITLTAAAAVLALIPLLRSNFFGPMATALMGGITSATVLTLFFLPALYAAWFRVKHDERDEPEGVPPGANAGDTVERGA
- a CDS encoding efflux transporter outer membrane subunit, with amino-acid sequence MRHPIPSACLRFAALPLVLALGACAFAPDSRPPVMAEPAQYGVEAAPATGAAAQGVAQRFERGAHPVPQWWTRYQSHALNALVEEGLANSPDLAAAERNLAGAREQLRGQVNSSLLPTVDAGVSATRNRALTMPNLPQPTALFNVFTGQVQASYNLDLFGAARFANTSLAAQVEQQAYQLEAARRSLAANIVTGAITSASLAEQVALTEKQVVLLRQVARDTQRRYELGAASQNDALDADQDAATLEASLPGLRARWHATRHALAVLLGRSPDQAPPDLAFSTIAVPEAVPVVVPSELLASRPDVQVAEAALVAAAADVGLATAQLFPSLSLTASMGKGGFAWADALSGAGSIWAIGASLTQPIFHGGQLLAERSAAKERYEAAVLQYKQTVLTAFRDVADTLSRLDAGGQALASAEGSRKAAEQSYQNTAKRVRLGALAPYTQYASEQHYVAARLRELEYANARMTETAALFQAMGSPASAAPQQ